Proteins encoded by one window of Thermoproteota archaeon:
- a CDS encoding geranylgeranylglycerol-phosphate geranylgeranyltransferase, which yields MGGGNIGGYLRLFRPKNALMSVLGVLVGWVNVSASLGLIPNLILACAVPPFILMAGNAVNDYFDAPIDRVNKPDRPIPSGEVSPREAMTSYIVLSLIGVALSIPLGVEEFVIASLFALSWYLYARWIKAMGLVGNILVSLGVAFTLIFGALAADGLNGKVILFSTIAFTSNLAREVVKTVEDLKGDSLYGLRTVAVVMGPKRAGAYASLMIIVASVLTILPPLAGLTGPVYFLLSVILSIPLLLYSAKESLKIDEIKAKRLSSTLKLSMFLGIMGMLLDPLIR from the coding sequence ATGGGGGGCGGCAACATCGGGGGCTACTTGAGGCTCTTCCGTCCCAAGAACGCCCTAATGTCCGTATTGGGAGTTCTTGTCGGCTGGGTAAACGTATCTGCCTCCCTTGGGCTCATTCCGAATCTGATCTTGGCTTGCGCTGTGCCGCCCTTCATCCTGATGGCCGGTAATGCGGTGAACGACTACTTTGACGCTCCCATAGACAGAGTGAATAAACCAGACAGACCCATACCATCTGGGGAGGTCTCCCCTAGGGAAGCGATGACTTCCTATATCGTCTTGTCCCTCATAGGGGTTGCCTTGAGCATTCCCTTAGGTGTGGAAGAATTCGTCATAGCTTCTCTTTTCGCCCTCTCTTGGTACCTCTACGCCCGATGGATCAAAGCGATGGGACTAGTGGGTAATATCCTAGTCAGCTTGGGGGTAGCATTTACTCTTATATTTGGAGCCTTGGCGGCTGACGGACTCAATGGAAAGGTGATCCTATTCTCCACGATAGCCTTCACATCCAACTTAGCTAGGGAGGTGGTGAAAACCGTGGAGGACTTAAAGGGAGATTCACTCTATGGTTTAAGGACGGTGGCGGTGGTGATGGGCCCCAAGAGGGCAGGCGCTTACGCCTCCCTGATGATCATTGTGGCCTCCGTCCTCACAATTTTACCTCCTCTAGCTGGCCTGACGGGCCCGGTATACTTTCTCCTCTCAGTGATTCTCTCTATTCCCCTATTACTCTACTCCGCTAAGGAATCGCTCAAAATAGATGAGATTAAGGCTAAGAGACTGAGCAGCACGCTGAAACTCTCCATGTTTCTCGGAATAATGGGGATGCTACTGGATCCCCTCATCCGATGA
- a CDS encoding CBS domain-containing protein, producing the protein MWSLLPEKGDEPKFRLKVSEIMNRNLITVTPQDTVFKVAQLMSEHNIGSVVVMEKGLLRGIVTERDLISRYIAKKDGRRPEEVKVEEIMTREPVIVRDNIDIDEAARIMVEHNVRRLIVVNSNKKVVGIISSRDILKVAPHIWFILSERLRLAKSKKGWSLV; encoded by the coding sequence ATGTGGTCTCTGCTCCCCGAGAAAGGTGATGAACCCAAGTTCAGGCTTAAGGTATCCGAGATAATGAACAGGAACCTGATCACCGTGACCCCTCAGGATACTGTCTTCAAGGTAGCGCAGCTCATGAGCGAGCATAACATAGGCTCCGTGGTCGTGATGGAGAAAGGGCTCCTGAGGGGGATAGTCACGGAGAGGGACCTGATCTCCCGGTACATAGCTAAGAAGGACGGAAGGAGACCTGAAGAGGTTAAGGTAGAGGAAATCATGACCAGGGAGCCTGTTATAGTCAGGGACAACATAGATATCGATGAGGCCGCGAGGATCATGGTGGAGCACAACGTCAGAAGGCTGATAGTGGTGAACTCCAACAAGAAGGTAGTGGGGATAATCTCCTCCCGCGACATCCTGAAGGTAGCTCCTCACATATGGTTCATCTTGTCCGAGAGGTTGAGGCTAGCTAAGTCTAAGAAGGGTTGGAGCCTAGTATAA
- a CDS encoding CBS domain-containing protein yields MPKNDVSSIMRTSVITVDKGETVEVALDLMERNDVNHLVVTSGYKVVGVLSIRDVMEGLGSSRFERIPARRIYVSALMTEPPVTIGPRMSIKEAVSIMLENGIGSLPVVEGDRLVGIITETDLVKSLDYDGDIEALVKEDHPRIMPNERIVHARNVMLERGARILPVVEGGKLIGIVTERNLARAFLDVRENVDPIRMDNVVRKILVEDVMVEAPRRLRGFVLVNEARDLFLELGLPALPVVNEDDKVIGVLERRSLLRFIG; encoded by the coding sequence ATGCCTAAGAATGATGTTTCTAGCATAATGAGGACCTCGGTCATCACGGTCGATAAGGGAGAAACTGTAGAGGTCGCATTGGACCTCATGGAGAGGAACGATGTGAACCACTTGGTAGTCACCTCTGGATATAAGGTCGTCGGAGTGCTCAGCATAAGGGACGTAATGGAGGGCTTGGGCTCGTCTAGGTTCGAGAGGATACCGGCTAGGAGGATATACGTCAGCGCCCTGATGACCGAGCCTCCAGTTACTATCGGTCCCAGAATGTCCATAAAGGAGGCAGTTTCTATCATGCTCGAGAATGGGATCGGATCGCTCCCAGTGGTGGAAGGAGATAGGTTAGTAGGTATAATTACCGAGACGGACTTAGTGAAGTCCCTCGATTATGATGGCGACATTGAGGCCTTAGTGAAGGAAGATCACCCGAGGATAATGCCCAATGAGAGGATAGTCCATGCGAGGAACGTGATGCTTGAGAGGGGCGCTAGGATACTCCCTGTGGTGGAGGGAGGCAAGCTCATAGGCATAGTTACGGAGAGGAATCTGGCAAGGGCTTTCCTAGACGTTAGGGAAAATGTGGATCCCATACGCATGGACAACGTGGTCAGGAAGATCTTGGTGGAGGATGTGATGGTGGAGGCCCCGAGGAGGCTCAGAGGGTTCGTCCTAGTGAATGAGGCCAGAGACCTCTTCCTAGAATTGGGCCTACCAGCCCTTCCCGTGGTCAACGAAGACGATAAGGTGATCGGCGTCCTAGAGAGGAGGAGCCTACTCAGGTTCATCGGATGA
- a CDS encoding Gfo/Idh/MocA family oxidoreductase, with the protein MPVRVGVVGCGWFGSAHARVYRTIGEAQLVAVMDIVEENAKRLAEIYHVNHYTSIEEMIRRESLDAVSIAVTPQYLFRATEEALEAGASVLVEKPVVTSREELSNLESLVKRADSVFMPGFIELFNPAVSMAKSLLDDEKIGKLLSIWSRRVGRLPKKSIGWKIGVSLDLAIHEMYVQHHIVGEAPSSVSSYTAKLLDGEGGEDLAIFLARFPSGIVSTIETNWLTPSGIREALIMGDEGSLIVNYPDQMVRIESSDRVEQPRIRRKEPLQGELAYFVEHVRKGDDPEIGIDLAKNVLNSLFEGLENRLVS; encoded by the coding sequence TTGCCCGTCAGAGTCGGTGTAGTGGGGTGCGGGTGGTTCGGATCCGCTCACGCTAGAGTGTACAGGACCATAGGCGAGGCTCAGCTCGTTGCCGTCATGGATATCGTTGAGGAAAACGCCAAGAGGTTGGCGGAGATTTACCATGTGAACCATTACACATCGATAGAGGAGATGATCAGGAGGGAGTCTTTGGATGCTGTAAGCATAGCTGTCACTCCGCAGTACCTCTTTCGAGCCACAGAGGAGGCTTTAGAGGCAGGGGCATCCGTACTCGTCGAAAAACCGGTAGTTACCAGTAGGGAAGAGCTCTCGAATTTGGAATCCCTCGTTAAGAGAGCCGATAGTGTATTCATGCCTGGATTCATAGAGCTCTTCAACCCGGCGGTGTCCATGGCCAAATCGCTTCTAGATGATGAGAAGATAGGCAAACTGTTGTCCATATGGTCCAGGAGAGTAGGAAGACTCCCTAAGAAAAGTATTGGCTGGAAGATAGGTGTCTCCTTGGACTTAGCTATACATGAGATGTATGTGCAGCACCACATAGTGGGAGAGGCACCCTCAAGTGTGTCCTCCTACACGGCTAAGCTGCTGGACGGTGAGGGAGGAGAGGACCTCGCGATATTCCTCGCTAGATTCCCAAGTGGGATAGTTTCCACCATTGAAACGAATTGGCTCACGCCATCGGGGATCAGGGAGGCCCTGATAATGGGTGACGAGGGCAGTCTCATTGTGAACTACCCTGATCAAATGGTGAGGATAGAGTCATCAGACAGGGTAGAGCAGCCTAGGATAAGGAGGAAGGAGCCCCTACAGGGAGAACTCGCGTACTTCGTGGAACATGTGAGAAAGGGGGATGATCCCGAGATAGGGATCGACTTAGCCAAGAATGTGCTGAATTCCTTATTCGAGGGATTGGAGAACAGATTGGTTTCCTGA
- a CDS encoding CBS domain-containing protein has product MAKVKDYMTDRVVTVTPRDTLGRARNLMLERKIRRLVVVEGNNVVGIITATDIAKALARRGAPWRWRNPENSLIDRFMTRNPVTIGPDELVRTASKVMSEKGIGGLPVVKDSSLVGILTETDISRFFAESMRGSYKIKDLMDENYQVIPPNTNLKKVAKLIANGSRVLIVGSEGNYLGMITEGDIALWEPNLAKKYVLIPSRTGRISVDVRVKTARHIMKEIEIRLNPEEDAAKAARYMIEWGVSAIPVFDGNELVGVVDKKALVRGVANA; this is encoded by the coding sequence ATGGCTAAGGTAAAGGATTATATGACCGATAGAGTCGTCACCGTGACCCCCCGAGATACCCTCGGTAGGGCCCGGAACCTCATGTTAGAGAGGAAGATAAGGCGATTGGTGGTTGTGGAGGGAAATAACGTAGTTGGAATAATTACCGCGACGGATATCGCTAAGGCCCTAGCTAGGAGGGGTGCGCCCTGGAGATGGAGGAATCCAGAGAACTCCCTAATCGACAGGTTCATGACGAGGAATCCCGTAACAATAGGGCCCGATGAGCTCGTCAGGACCGCCTCCAAGGTTATGAGCGAGAAGGGCATAGGGGGCCTTCCAGTGGTGAAGGACTCTTCCCTAGTGGGCATACTGACGGAGACAGATATCTCCAGGTTCTTCGCCGAGAGTATGAGGGGCTCCTACAAGATAAAGGATCTTATGGATGAGAACTATCAGGTGATTCCCCCGAATACCAACCTAAAGAAGGTGGCCAAGCTGATAGCCAACGGCAGCAGGGTCCTGATAGTTGGATCGGAGGGCAACTACTTGGGCATGATAACCGAGGGAGATATAGCCCTGTGGGAGCCCAATCTCGCTAAGAAGTACGTTCTCATCCCATCGAGGACCGGAAGGATCAGCGTGGACGTCCGGGTGAAGACCGCCAGGCACATAATGAAGGAGATAGAGATAAGGCTCAATCCTGAGGAAGATGCAGCCAAGGCTGCTAGGTACATGATCGAGTGGGGGGTGAGTGCAATCCCCGTCTTCGATGGGAACGAGCTGGTGGGTGTGGTCGATAAGAAGGCCCTAGTGAGAGGTGTGGCAAATGCCTAA
- the endA gene encoding tRNA-intron lyase — protein MPVEGRLKEGMIYVSEQVDRLYKQGYGEIIGSELELHPLEAAFLVWRGRLRVLGESGEVGLRDLMRLFVSDPRAFLKYVVFSDLRRRERLVVYERSTDFLRLYPKGARVGEAAAKDLILPLSEDQPIPHKYILDTVEKVAKLRKGLILAVVDDEMNVTYYRAQNFLPDKRTGYDIEELPELIGTLVGDRVVVFDERSGDLYAKGFWGHPLGVDKPEPFKQYEEPLQLPLIEAIYLSSKGKLRVETYDGRILDLDKLRRIFSEVREGSRIRERVFRYWRDLGYVPKAGSKYGADFLVYERGPGLEHAPYLCVAGSIGDKVRPVDLIRSGRVATSVRKDLIVSLVSGEHVVSYKMSWFKP, from the coding sequence ATGCCTGTGGAGGGAAGGCTCAAGGAAGGGATGATCTACGTGTCAGAGCAGGTCGACAGACTCTATAAGCAAGGATACGGTGAGATCATCGGTAGTGAGCTAGAGCTCCACCCGCTTGAGGCCGCATTCCTAGTTTGGAGGGGGAGGTTGAGGGTTCTCGGCGAGAGCGGTGAAGTCGGGCTGCGGGATCTTATGAGACTCTTTGTGAGCGATCCTAGGGCCTTCTTGAAGTACGTGGTGTTCAGTGATCTCAGGAGAAGGGAAAGGCTCGTCGTGTACGAGAGATCAACCGACTTTCTCAGGCTCTATCCGAAGGGGGCTAGAGTGGGAGAGGCTGCTGCTAAGGATCTGATCCTCCCTCTCTCCGAGGACCAGCCCATACCCCATAAGTACATCTTGGACACCGTTGAGAAGGTGGCCAAGCTGAGGAAGGGTCTTATATTGGCTGTCGTGGATGACGAGATGAATGTCACCTACTACAGGGCCCAAAACTTCTTACCCGATAAGAGAACCGGATACGATATCGAAGAGTTGCCGGAGCTTATAGGTACCCTAGTGGGAGATAGGGTTGTAGTGTTCGACGAGAGGTCCGGAGATCTATACGCTAAGGGATTTTGGGGTCATCCTCTTGGTGTGGATAAGCCCGAACCGTTCAAGCAGTACGAAGAGCCCCTGCAGCTACCCCTGATAGAAGCTATATACCTCTCCTCCAAGGGCAAACTGAGGGTCGAGACCTACGATGGGAGGATCTTGGACCTAGACAAGTTGAGAAGGATCTTTTCGGAGGTTAGAGAGGGGTCTAGGATCAGGGAGAGGGTGTTCAGGTACTGGAGGGATTTGGGATACGTTCCCAAGGCTGGATCCAAGTACGGAGCCGACTTCCTGGTATACGAGAGAGGTCCTGGTCTCGAACATGCACCTTACCTATGCGTAGCTGGATCGATAGGAGATAAGGTGCGTCCTGTTGATCTGATAAGGTCTGGGAGGGTTGCAACTTCAGTGAGAAAGGACCTCATCGTATCACTAGTTTCTGGAGAGCATGTGGTCAGCTACAAGATGTCCTGGTTCAAGCCTTGA
- the map gene encoding type II methionyl aminopeptidase, whose protein sequence is MDDEQLESYLKLGEEHSYILEQMRRKIEPGASVLDLVEESERLVRDRGYSLAFPTNLSINEVAAHYTPFPGDELRIPETGLIKLDMGSHLEGWIVDAARSVALEEKYEEMVQVAREALDNAIDRMIPGNKIREVSEAIYDTIVSAGYKPILNLTGHMVRPYELHAGIEVPNVPTGRSMGYKIKEGDIFAIEPFVTLLEARGYVVPLGEPLIFSLGRKKGRTRDEIERRILKIVEKNYKRLPFCERWLFKEIGHRVNHALSRLVDKRILIPYPPLIEVSGMMVAQYEDTVLVTADGPLRLTGERG, encoded by the coding sequence ATGGATGATGAGCAGCTTGAATCTTACTTGAAACTGGGTGAAGAGCACTCTTACATCCTAGAGCAGATGAGAAGAAAGATCGAACCCGGTGCAAGCGTTCTGGATCTTGTTGAAGAATCCGAGAGACTGGTCAGGGATAGAGGGTACTCACTGGCCTTCCCCACCAACCTCTCCATAAACGAGGTCGCAGCTCACTACACCCCCTTTCCAGGGGACGAACTGAGGATCCCGGAAACTGGCTTAATAAAGCTGGATATGGGCTCCCACTTGGAAGGGTGGATAGTAGATGCCGCTAGATCCGTCGCTCTCGAAGAGAAATACGAGGAGATGGTTCAAGTTGCCAGAGAGGCCCTCGATAACGCGATAGATAGGATGATCCCGGGGAACAAGATAAGGGAGGTCAGCGAGGCGATATACGACACGATAGTGTCAGCGGGATACAAGCCCATACTCAACCTCACTGGCCATATGGTGAGGCCATACGAACTCCACGCTGGCATCGAGGTTCCAAACGTCCCAACCGGGAGGAGCATGGGTTACAAGATCAAGGAGGGAGACATCTTCGCAATAGAGCCCTTCGTAACTCTCCTAGAGGCCAGAGGATATGTGGTTCCTTTGGGAGAGCCCCTAATATTCTCCTTAGGTAGGAAGAAGGGCAGAACCCGCGATGAGATTGAGAGGAGGATTCTCAAGATAGTGGAAAAGAATTACAAGAGGCTTCCCTTCTGTGAGAGATGGCTATTCAAGGAGATCGGCCACAGAGTTAATCATGCCCTGTCCAGACTGGTAGATAAGAGGATCCTCATACCCTACCCTCCCCTGATCGAGGTCTCGGGGATGATGGTCGCCCAATATGAGGACACGGTCCTCGTAACTGCAGATGGCCCCCTCAGGCTTACGGGGGAGAGGGGTTGA
- the hjc gene encoding Holliday junction resolvase Hjc → MRRKAKGTRAERDLLDKLWRQGIAAVRIAGSGSTSHPSSDVIAGYKGRIAVIEVKTTSKETVYIPSEEVTSMRRLAELLGGECWFAVKFSSDRGKFYLLKMEDAKELKSGSIAIDIGTARSKGLSVEDFAQVIKA, encoded by the coding sequence TTGAGGAGAAAGGCCAAGGGGACTAGAGCAGAGAGGGACCTCCTAGACAAGTTATGGAGGCAGGGAATAGCGGCAGTGAGGATAGCAGGAAGCGGATCCACCAGTCATCCATCTAGCGATGTGATCGCTGGCTACAAGGGAAGAATAGCTGTCATCGAAGTTAAGACCACATCTAAGGAGACCGTTTACATTCCCTCAGAGGAGGTGACCTCCATGAGGAGGCTGGCAGAGCTGCTTGGGGGGGAGTGCTGGTTCGCGGTGAAGTTCTCCTCAGATAGGGGTAAGTTCTACCTGCTGAAGATGGAGGATGCCAAGGAATTGAAATCGGGATCCATCGCTATAGATATAGGGACAGCGAGGTCCAAGGGGCTGTCCGTAGAGGATTTCGCCCAGGTGATCAAGGCTTGA